The Thermogemmata fonticola genome has a window encoding:
- the nadB gene encoding L-aspartate oxidase yields MQAPRYLVSFDADTALHRFTDILVIGAGIAGLRAALEVPPDLAVLVVTKDRLTESNSTYAQGGLAGVLSPEDRFEDHVQDTLIAGDGLCDPEVVDLVVREAPGEIERLIQWGTRFDVENGSLALTREGGHSHRRIVHALGDATGFEVMRAIIARARQMPHITLWDDSFTLDLLTDEGRCVGAILQRGEWGRILVWARQVILASGGCGMVYRETTNPPVATGDGMAAAWRAGAQLRDMEFMQFHPTMLYVAGSARYLISEAVRGEGAYLRDVHGERFMLHYDPRAELAPRDIVARAIFQTMERTQHPNVYLDLSHLDPEKVRQRFPGINRVCRAFGLDITRDRIPVRPGAHYMIGGVTVDRDGRTTLSGLWAAGEVTSSGLHGANRLASNSLIEGLVFGARCGRFAAEAARSERERPVPRSLRFLLPPPDNSDRLDIADLTASLRSLMVRKMGIIRDAQRLREAQQDVDFWCRYVLFREFDTRAGWELQNLLAVARLMIDAALRREESRGTHFRSDFPQRDDVHWAGRHVLAPPRQEIPAADLHPAPLSHPVDATERSSPAAPEPVPVRSPIANP; encoded by the coding sequence ATGCAAGCACCGCGGTATCTTGTGAGTTTCGATGCCGATACCGCCCTGCACCGTTTCACGGATATTTTGGTGATCGGGGCAGGGATAGCCGGCCTGCGCGCCGCCTTGGAAGTTCCTCCAGACCTGGCGGTGCTGGTTGTGACCAAAGATCGACTCACTGAGAGCAACAGCACGTATGCTCAAGGCGGACTGGCGGGGGTATTGTCACCGGAGGATCGCTTCGAGGACCATGTTCAAGATACACTGATTGCTGGGGATGGCCTGTGTGATCCTGAGGTGGTGGACCTAGTGGTGCGGGAAGCTCCTGGTGAAATTGAGCGCCTGATCCAGTGGGGAACTCGCTTTGACGTAGAGAACGGCAGTTTGGCCTTAACGCGGGAAGGGGGGCATAGCCACCGCAGGATTGTCCATGCTTTGGGTGACGCTACAGGCTTTGAGGTGATGCGGGCCATCATTGCCCGGGCGCGGCAGATGCCCCATATCACATTGTGGGATGATTCGTTCACCCTGGACTTGCTGACGGACGAGGGCCGATGCGTTGGGGCGATTTTGCAGCGGGGAGAGTGGGGGCGCATTTTGGTGTGGGCGAGGCAGGTCATTCTCGCCTCTGGCGGATGTGGCATGGTGTATCGTGAAACGACGAATCCGCCTGTTGCCACGGGGGATGGTATGGCTGCGGCTTGGCGCGCCGGCGCCCAGTTGCGTGATATGGAGTTCATGCAATTTCATCCGACCATGCTCTATGTAGCCGGCTCAGCTCGCTACCTTATCAGCGAGGCAGTCCGTGGCGAGGGAGCCTATCTCCGCGATGTGCACGGCGAACGGTTCATGCTGCACTACGATCCGCGAGCCGAATTGGCGCCCCGTGACATCGTCGCTCGCGCCATCTTCCAGACGATGGAACGGACCCAGCATCCGAATGTCTATCTGGACTTGAGTCATCTCGATCCGGAAAAGGTGCGGCAGCGTTTTCCTGGGATCAATCGGGTCTGCCGGGCCTTTGGCTTGGACATTACACGGGATCGGATTCCCGTGCGGCCGGGCGCCCATTACATGATCGGTGGTGTCACGGTGGATCGGGATGGCCGGACCACTCTGTCGGGCTTATGGGCCGCGGGAGAAGTAACGTCCAGCGGGTTACACGGGGCTAATCGTCTCGCTTCCAACAGTCTGATCGAGGGTTTGGTGTTCGGAGCGCGTTGTGGGCGCTTTGCGGCGGAAGCTGCTCGCTCGGAGCGGGAGCGGCCGGTGCCTCGTTCCCTGCGTTTCCTGTTGCCGCCGCCGGATAACAGCGACCGCTTGGATATTGCTGACCTGACCGCTTCTCTCCGAAGCCTGATGGTGCGCAAAATGGGTATCATCCGTGATGCCCAGCGGTTACGTGAGGCCCAGCAAGACGTGGATTTCTGGTGCCGGTACGTCCTGTTCCGCGAGTTCGACACACGCGCGGGATGGGAATTGCAGAATCTGCTCGCCGTCGCCCGCCTCATGATTGATGCCGCTCTCCGAAGGGAGGAATCCCGCGGAACACATTTCCGCAGCGATTTCCCCCAGCGTGATGATGTCCATTGGGCTGGCCGCCACGTTCTCGCTCCCCCGCGTCAAGAGATCCCCGCTGCCGATCTGCATCCCGCCCCTCTTTCCCATCCTGTAGATGCCACCGAGCGGTCATCAC